From one Nocardioides scoriae genomic stretch:
- a CDS encoding DUF4235 domain-containing protein codes for MAKKDTQQQDSSKVWSIFSLGAALLGATVARKTVTKSWQAATGKNPPANPADPDVDLWEAVLWAAASGTIIQIARMLFSRRAAHYYARSTGHLPPGLGRDNQDPSKSDPATT; via the coding sequence ATGGCCAAGAAGGACACGCAGCAGCAGGACAGCTCGAAGGTCTGGTCGATCTTCTCCCTGGGCGCGGCCCTGCTGGGGGCCACCGTCGCCCGCAAGACCGTGACCAAGTCCTGGCAGGCCGCCACCGGCAAGAACCCGCCCGCCAACCCGGCCGACCCCGACGTCGACCTGTGGGAGGCCGTGCTGTGGGCCGCCGCCAGCGGCACGATCATCCAGATCGCGCGGATGCTGTTCTCGCGCCGGGCCGCGCACTACTACGCGCGCTCGACCGGCCACCTGCCCCCCGGGCTGGGCAGGGACAACCAGGACCCGAGCAAGTCGGACCCCGCGACCACCTGA
- a CDS encoding DUF4193 domain-containing protein — translation MATDYDAPRKTEEEQNEDSLEELKARRHDKNSGKVDEDEAEAAESFELPGADLSHEELAVEVKPKQLDEFTCMSCFLVHHRSQLADEKKLICRDCI, via the coding sequence ATGGCAACCGACTACGACGCACCGCGCAAGACCGAGGAAGAGCAGAACGAGGACAGCCTCGAGGAGCTCAAGGCACGACGTCACGACAAGAACTCCGGGAAGGTCGACGAGGACGAGGCCGAAGCCGCCGAGTCCTTCGAGCTCCCCGGCGCGGATCTCTCGCACGAGGAGCTGGCCGTCGAGGTCAAGCCCAAGCAGCTGGACGAGTTCACCTGCATGAGCTGCTTCCTGGTGCACCACCGCAGCCAGCTCGCGGACGAGAAGAAGCTCATCTGCCGCGACTGCATCTGA
- a CDS encoding inositol monophosphatase family protein, with amino-acid sequence MSHEDEQLLALALEVAREGGALVERMRREGVSVADTKSSQVDIVTAADRACEDLVRARVLAARPDDGVVGEEGDDVRGSSGVRWVVDPIDGTVNYLYGLPHWAVSVAAARGDEVVAGVVLAPALGVTYTAVRGGGAFRDGSPLQVREPVEVAQSLVATGFSYSPEVRARQGRAVARLLARVRDVRRMGSCALDLCGVAEGSLDGYVEEGPHWWDHAAGALVAQEAGAVVEVTRGPALDLVRAAPRGAWDQFAALVEECGFLEAST; translated from the coding sequence GTGAGCCACGAGGACGAGCAGCTGCTGGCCCTGGCCCTGGAGGTCGCCCGGGAGGGCGGTGCCCTGGTCGAGCGGATGCGGCGCGAGGGCGTCTCGGTCGCCGACACCAAGAGCAGCCAGGTCGACATCGTCACCGCCGCCGACCGGGCGTGCGAGGACCTGGTCCGCGCCCGGGTGCTGGCCGCCCGGCCCGACGACGGCGTGGTGGGCGAGGAGGGCGACGACGTCCGCGGCAGCTCCGGCGTGCGGTGGGTCGTCGACCCCATCGACGGCACCGTCAACTACCTCTACGGCCTGCCCCACTGGGCGGTCTCGGTGGCGGCCGCCCGCGGCGACGAGGTGGTGGCCGGCGTGGTGCTGGCGCCCGCGCTCGGGGTCACCTACACCGCCGTGAGGGGTGGGGGCGCGTTCCGCGACGGGTCCCCGCTGCAGGTGCGCGAACCCGTCGAGGTGGCGCAGAGCCTGGTCGCCACCGGGTTCAGCTACTCCCCGGAGGTCCGCGCCCGGCAGGGACGGGCCGTGGCCCGGCTGCTGGCCCGGGTGCGCGACGTGCGCCGGATGGGGTCGTGCGCGCTCGACCTGTGCGGCGTCGCCGAGGGCAGCCTGGACGGCTACGTCGAGGAGGGGCCGCACTGGTGGGACCACGCCGCCGGCGCCCTGGTGGCCCAGGAGGCCGGCGCCGTCGTGGAGGTCACCCGCGGCCCGGCGCTCGACCTGGTCCGAGCCGCCCCGCGCGGCGCCTGGGACCAGTTCGCCGCCCTGGTCGAGGAGTGCGGCTTCCTCGAGGCGAGCACCTGA
- a CDS encoding ferrochelatase yields the protein MPDPTPYDALLLVSFGGPEKPEDVVPFLRNVTAGKDIPDARLEEVGEHYYGFGGRSPINDQNRALLEAIRGDLAASGVDLPVFWGNRNWDPYLADTLVEMREAGVTRALALVTSAYSSYSGCRQYRENLAGAVAEVPGAPQLDKLRHYYNHPGFIEPMVDATLAALAELPEDARRSGHLAFVTHSIPTSMDAASGPEGHAYVAQHRLVAAEVVDRVREETGHRYPWELVFCSRSGPPHVPWLEPDVNDHLRGLRDAEVAGAVVVPIGFVSDHMEVIYDLDTEARATAEEIGLPFARAATAGVDPRFVAMVRDLVLERAAQERGQVVEQAVVSGPPSWNVCPAGCCANPRGPRPALCGQD from the coding sequence ATGCCCGACCCCACGCCGTACGACGCCCTGCTGCTGGTCTCCTTCGGGGGGCCCGAGAAGCCCGAGGACGTGGTGCCGTTCCTCCGCAACGTGACCGCCGGGAAGGACATCCCCGACGCCCGCCTCGAGGAGGTCGGCGAGCACTACTACGGCTTCGGCGGCCGCAGCCCGATCAACGACCAGAACCGCGCGCTGCTCGAGGCCATCCGCGGCGACCTGGCCGCCAGCGGGGTCGACCTGCCGGTCTTCTGGGGCAACCGCAACTGGGACCCCTACCTGGCCGACACGCTGGTCGAGATGCGCGAGGCCGGCGTCACCCGGGCCCTGGCCCTGGTCACCAGCGCCTACTCGTCGTACAGCGGCTGCCGGCAGTACCGCGAGAACCTCGCCGGTGCCGTCGCCGAGGTCCCCGGCGCCCCGCAGCTGGACAAGCTGCGCCACTACTACAACCACCCGGGCTTCATCGAGCCGATGGTGGACGCCACCCTCGCCGCCCTGGCCGAGCTGCCCGAGGACGCCCGCCGGAGCGGCCACCTCGCCTTCGTGACCCACTCCATCCCGACCTCGATGGACGCCGCGAGCGGGCCCGAGGGCCACGCCTACGTCGCCCAGCACCGCCTGGTGGCCGCCGAGGTCGTCGACCGGGTGCGCGAGGAGACCGGCCACCGCTACCCGTGGGAGCTGGTGTTCTGCTCGCGCTCGGGCCCGCCCCACGTGCCGTGGCTGGAGCCCGACGTCAACGACCACCTGCGTGGGCTCCGCGACGCCGAGGTCGCGGGCGCGGTGGTGGTGCCGATCGGCTTCGTCTCGGACCACATGGAGGTCATCTACGACCTCGACACGGAGGCCCGTGCCACGGCCGAGGAGATCGGGCTGCCCTTCGCCCGGGCCGCCACGGCCGGTGTCGACCCGCGGTTCGTGGCCATGGTCCGCGACCTGGTGCTGGAGCGGGCAGCCCAGGAGCGGGGCCAGGTGGTGGAGCAGGCGGTCGTGTCGGGCCCGCCGTCCTGGAACGTCTGCCCCGCGGGCTGCTGCGCCAACCCGCGCGGCCCCCGTCCGGCGCTGTGCGGGCAGGACTGA
- a CDS encoding MFS transporter has protein sequence MPPSLEFDPMLTSYRRVFAHPGAAAFSATGLVARLPISMMTLGIVLLVSALTGSYALAGQVSAAYVVGNALFAVPHGRLADRFGQRRVLRVDTVVFGLASSLTVVAVSADWSLPWPHLLALLAGMSVPQVGTMVRARWAHLLTDDQERHTAFSVEGVADEVVFVTGPALVTLLATSFAPQSGLVVAIVAGTVGSLALAAQRRTEPPPHRPVAGTTRPPMPWLLLVPLALGAVALGSLFGALEVATVALAEDEGTKAVAGLMLAAFSLGSLVAGVVAGATPTRRPPLTRARIGMTVLAVGTVALPLLPGLLLVTVALFLTGLALAPTLISLFSLIEAAVPAARLNEAMGVVQTGVGAGIAPGAWGAGVVADAAGGSTAFWVCTVSAVLAAVSGLAVRTPADTRTSLVG, from the coding sequence ATGCCGCCCAGCCTAGAGTTCGACCCGATGCTCACCTCCTACCGCCGGGTGTTCGCCCACCCCGGTGCGGCCGCCTTCTCCGCCACCGGTCTCGTCGCGCGGCTCCCGATCTCGATGATGACGCTGGGGATCGTGCTGCTCGTCAGCGCGCTGACCGGCTCCTACGCGCTCGCCGGGCAGGTGTCGGCGGCGTACGTCGTGGGGAACGCGCTGTTCGCCGTCCCCCACGGCCGCCTGGCCGACCGCTTCGGGCAGCGCCGCGTGCTCCGGGTCGACACGGTCGTCTTCGGGCTCGCCTCCAGCCTCACGGTGGTGGCCGTCAGTGCCGACTGGTCGCTGCCGTGGCCCCACCTGCTGGCGCTGCTGGCCGGCATGTCGGTGCCCCAGGTCGGGACCATGGTGCGCGCCCGCTGGGCCCACCTGCTGACCGACGACCAGGAGCGCCACACGGCGTTCTCGGTCGAGGGCGTGGCCGACGAGGTCGTGTTCGTGACCGGGCCGGCCCTGGTGACCCTGCTGGCCACCAGCTTCGCCCCGCAGTCGGGGCTGGTGGTGGCGATCGTGGCCGGCACCGTCGGCTCGCTCGCCCTGGCCGCGCAGCGCCGCACCGAGCCGCCGCCGCACCGACCCGTCGCGGGCACGACCCGGCCGCCGATGCCGTGGCTGCTGCTGGTGCCGCTCGCGCTCGGCGCCGTCGCGTTGGGCAGCCTGTTCGGGGCGCTCGAGGTCGCCACGGTCGCGCTGGCCGAGGACGAGGGGACCAAGGCGGTGGCCGGCCTGATGCTGGCGGCGTTCTCCCTGGGGAGCCTGGTCGCCGGGGTCGTCGCCGGCGCCACCCCGACCCGCCGACCGCCGCTCACCCGCGCCCGCATCGGCATGACCGTGCTCGCGGTCGGCACCGTGGCGCTGCCGCTGCTGCCCGGGCTGCTGCTGGTCACGGTCGCGCTCTTCCTCACCGGCCTGGCCCTGGCCCCGACCCTGATCTCGCTGTTCTCGCTCATCGAGGCCGCGGTGCCGGCGGCCCGGCTCAACGAGGCGATGGGCGTCGTCCAGACCGGGGTCGGTGCCGGGATCGCCCCCGGCGCGTGGGGCGCGGGGGTGGTGGCCGACGCCGCCGGCGGGTCCACCGCGTTCTGGGTCTGCACCGTCTCCGCGGTCCTCGCCGCCGTGTCGGGCCTCGCGGTCCGCACGCCCGCCGACACCCGGACTAGCCTCGTCGGGTGA
- a CDS encoding D-arabinono-1,4-lactone oxidase → MTTSWTSWSGLSTARPVESRTPHHLDDVVAAVASARERGLHLKMPGSGHSFSDVAVTDGVLLHPGGLTGIVAVDRAALTVTALAGTPLRELNAGLVRLGLSLHNMGDVEEQTLAGAISTGTHGTGGTRGSLSAQVVGLELVTGTGEVLHLDRDEHPDLLAVARVGLGALGVLTSVTVEVEPLFTLEAHEAPLRWDEALGGFDQRAAEHHHVEMYWFPHTDRLLSKVNDRVLEDPAPLSRFREWWDDQFLSNRVFSLTNRVGNRVPRAIPRINDLSARALGERRYSDVPHRVFTTRRTVRFREMEYAVPREAGLDALRDVRRLVERSGWRIGFPVEYRVTPADDVPLSPAHGRDTAWIAVHVNAASDHTDYFAGVEAVLRAHDGRPHWGKLHTRTAADLAPAYDRWDDVLAARDRLDPDRLFANPYLDRVLGP, encoded by the coding sequence GTGACCACCTCCTGGACCAGCTGGTCGGGGCTCAGCACCGCCCGGCCCGTGGAGTCACGCACGCCGCACCACCTCGACGACGTCGTCGCGGCGGTCGCCTCGGCGCGCGAGCGAGGCCTGCACCTGAAGATGCCCGGCTCGGGACACTCCTTCAGCGACGTGGCGGTGACCGACGGCGTGCTGCTGCACCCCGGCGGGCTGACCGGCATCGTCGCGGTCGACCGGGCCGCCCTGACCGTCACCGCCCTGGCCGGCACCCCGCTGCGCGAGCTCAACGCCGGGCTGGTGCGCCTGGGCCTGTCGCTGCACAACATGGGCGACGTCGAGGAGCAGACCCTGGCCGGCGCCATCTCCACCGGCACCCACGGGACCGGCGGCACCCGCGGCTCGCTCAGCGCCCAGGTCGTCGGCCTCGAGCTGGTCACCGGCACCGGCGAGGTGCTCCACCTCGACCGCGACGAGCACCCCGACCTGCTCGCGGTCGCCCGCGTCGGACTCGGCGCCCTCGGGGTGCTCACCTCCGTGACCGTCGAGGTCGAGCCGCTGTTCACCCTGGAGGCCCACGAGGCCCCGTTGCGCTGGGACGAGGCGCTCGGCGGCTTCGACCAGCGGGCCGCCGAGCACCACCACGTCGAGATGTACTGGTTCCCCCACACCGACCGGCTGCTGTCCAAGGTCAACGACCGGGTCCTGGAGGACCCCGCACCGCTGTCCCGGTTCCGCGAGTGGTGGGACGACCAGTTCCTGTCCAACCGGGTCTTCTCGCTCACCAACCGCGTCGGCAACCGGGTCCCCCGGGCGATCCCCCGCATCAACGACCTCTCGGCCCGGGCCCTGGGCGAGCGCCGCTACAGCGACGTGCCCCACCGGGTGTTCACCACCCGGCGCACGGTCCGCTTCCGCGAGATGGAGTACGCCGTGCCGCGCGAGGCCGGCCTCGACGCGCTCCGCGACGTGCGCCGCCTGGTGGAGCGCTCCGGCTGGCGCATCGGCTTCCCCGTGGAGTACCGCGTCACCCCCGCCGACGACGTCCCCCTCTCCCCCGCCCACGGCCGCGACACCGCCTGGATCGCCGTCCACGTCAACGCCGCCAGCGACCACACCGACTACTTCGCCGGCGTCGAGGCGGTGCTCCGCGCCCACGACGGCCGGCCCCACTGGGGCAAGCTGCACACCCGCACCGCGGCCGACCTCGCCCCGGCGTACGACCGCTGGGACGACGTCCTCGCCGCCCGCGACCGCCTCGACCCCGACCGGCTGTTCGCCAACCCCTACCTCGACCGCGTCCTCGGCCCCTGA
- a CDS encoding trimeric intracellular cation channel family protein — MGDPTGGPSTLLLVLDLSGIFVFAISGGLVAVRKQLDIFGVLVLAGTTGLGGGFLRDVLIDATPPAALADWRYLLVPVAAGLLTFVFHPMLGRLERVTTVFDAAGLGLFCVTGALKALDFGLGPVPAALMGMVTGIGGGIARDLLAGRVPVIFSSELYATPALLGATWAVVAAGLGAPEWAVTFPGVALCFGFRMLALLRNWRAPLPSGSASV, encoded by the coding sequence GCGGGCCGAGCACGCTGCTCCTGGTCCTCGACCTGAGCGGCATCTTCGTGTTCGCCATCTCCGGCGGCCTGGTCGCGGTCCGCAAGCAGCTCGACATCTTCGGCGTGCTGGTCCTGGCCGGCACCACCGGTCTCGGCGGCGGCTTCCTGCGCGACGTCCTCATCGACGCCACCCCGCCCGCCGCGCTCGCCGACTGGCGCTACCTGCTGGTCCCCGTCGCCGCAGGCCTGCTCACCTTCGTCTTCCACCCCATGCTGGGCCGCCTCGAGCGCGTCACCACCGTCTTCGACGCGGCCGGGCTCGGCCTGTTCTGCGTCACCGGTGCCCTCAAGGCCCTGGACTTCGGGCTCGGCCCCGTGCCCGCCGCCCTCATGGGCATGGTCACCGGCATCGGCGGCGGCATCGCCCGCGACCTCCTGGCCGGACGCGTGCCCGTCATCTTCTCCAGCGAGCTGTACGCCACCCCCGCCCTGCTCGGCGCCACCTGGGCCGTCGTCGCCGCCGGCCTCGGCGCCCCCGAGTGGGCCGTCACCTTCCCCGGCGTCGCCCTGTGCTTCGGCTTCCGCATGCTCGCCCTGCTCCGCAACTGGCGCGCCCCGCTGCCCAGCGGCTCCGCCAGCGTCTGA